In Polynucleobacter ibericus, a genomic segment contains:
- the hscA gene encoding Fe-S protein assembly chaperone HscA has product MALLQISEPGKSLAPHQRRIAVGIDLGTTNSLVAIVRDALPKVLPDAQGRELLPSVIRYLPNGRTQAGFEALESVVIDPKNTIVSVKRFMGRGLLDIEHIESAPYDFVDQPGMLKLRTVAGDKSPIEVSAEILARLRQLAEDSVSDDIVGAVITVPAYFDDAQRQATKDAAKLAGIEVLRLLNEPTAAAIAYGLDNASEGVYAVYDLGGGTFDISILRMSRGVFEVLSTGGDSALGGDDFDHRLYCWVIEQAKLSPLSIHDHATLLQACKHAKEQLSHNPLARVHETLADGTVVNVGVSQAQLFEITQNLINKTLVACKKALRDAGLKAEDVKGVVMVGGSTRMPNVQRAVGELFGTQPLNNLNPDQVVALGAAMQADLLAGNQSKDDEWLLLDVIPLSLGIETMGGLVEKIIPRNTPIPVARAQDFTTFKDGQTALAIQVVQGERELAQDCRSLGKFELRGIPAMAAGAARIRVTFQVDADGLLSVSATEQGSGVKASIDIKPSYGLTDAEITRMLQDGFASANEDMLSRSLREEQVNAQRLLDAVQTALNSDRALLSKEEQVVIDQEMATLQKILNDETDSAVVRKAVDHAAKATDDFAQMRMNASIQKALSGKNVAEI; this is encoded by the coding sequence ATGGCTTTATTACAAATCTCCGAACCTGGTAAATCACTAGCGCCTCATCAGCGGCGAATTGCCGTAGGTATTGATTTAGGCACTACCAATTCCTTAGTGGCTATCGTGCGCGATGCACTGCCTAAGGTATTACCAGATGCGCAAGGTCGAGAGTTATTGCCTTCAGTAATTCGTTACTTGCCAAACGGTAGAACTCAGGCAGGCTTTGAGGCGCTTGAGAGTGTGGTGATTGACCCCAAGAACACCATTGTTTCAGTGAAACGATTTATGGGACGCGGCTTATTGGATATAGAGCATATTGAAAGTGCTCCGTATGACTTTGTTGATCAGCCTGGCATGCTCAAGCTGAGAACGGTGGCTGGTGATAAGAGCCCCATTGAAGTCTCCGCAGAAATACTCGCGCGTTTACGCCAACTAGCTGAAGACTCTGTCTCTGATGACATCGTGGGTGCGGTGATTACAGTTCCCGCCTACTTTGATGATGCACAACGTCAAGCAACTAAAGATGCTGCGAAGTTAGCGGGGATTGAAGTTCTGCGTTTACTAAATGAGCCTACTGCCGCTGCCATTGCCTATGGTCTAGATAATGCTTCTGAAGGTGTCTACGCAGTTTATGACTTAGGTGGTGGTACCTTTGATATCTCCATACTGCGTATGAGTAGAGGGGTGTTTGAAGTGCTCTCTACTGGTGGTGATTCTGCATTAGGCGGCGATGATTTTGATCATCGCTTGTATTGCTGGGTGATTGAGCAGGCAAAGCTTTCTCCGCTCTCGATCCATGATCACGCAACGCTCTTGCAGGCATGTAAGCATGCCAAAGAACAATTAAGTCACAACCCTTTGGCACGAGTTCATGAAACTCTTGCTGATGGCACTGTAGTTAATGTTGGTGTAAGCCAAGCGCAACTCTTTGAGATCACTCAGAACTTAATCAATAAAACATTAGTAGCCTGTAAAAAAGCTTTGCGTGATGCTGGTCTAAAGGCTGAGGATGTTAAAGGTGTTGTGATGGTAGGCGGTTCAACCCGCATGCCTAATGTACAACGTGCCGTTGGAGAACTCTTTGGTACACAGCCATTAAACAATCTGAATCCAGATCAAGTGGTTGCATTGGGAGCAGCGATGCAGGCTGACTTACTAGCAGGTAACCAAAGCAAAGATGATGAGTGGCTTCTTTTGGATGTCATTCCACTATCGCTCGGTATTGAAACCATGGGCGGTCTGGTGGAGAAGATTATTCCTCGTAATACGCCGATTCCAGTTGCTCGAGCTCAGGATTTCACGACCTTTAAAGATGGTCAGACTGCTTTGGCGATTCAGGTGGTGCAGGGTGAGCGTGAGCTGGCTCAAGACTGTCGCTCATTAGGTAAGTTTGAATTACGTGGCATCCCAGCTATGGCTGCAGGTGCAGCGCGCATCCGGGTTACCTTCCAGGTAGATGCTGATGGCCTTCTATCTGTCAGCGCTACTGAGCAAGGCTCTGGCGTGAAAGCCTCTATCGATATCAAACCCTCTTATGGCTTAACGGACGCGGAGATTACCCGCATGCTGCAAGACGGTTTTGCCTCCGCTAATGAGGATATGCTTTCCAGGTCTTTGCGCGAAGAACAGGTAAATGCACAGCGTTTATTAGATGCAGTGCAAACAGCACTAAATAGTGATCGTGCATTGCTGAGTAAGGAAGAGCAAGTCGTCATTGATCAAGAAATGGCGACATTACAAAAGATTTTGAATGACGAAACTGATAGCGCTGTTGTTCGTAAGGCAGTTGATCATGCTGCCAAGGCAACCGATGATTTTGCACAAATGCGCATGAACGCTAGCATTCAGAAGGCTTTATCCGGCAAGAATGTTGCTGAAATTTAA